Proteins from a genomic interval of Nitrospina gracilis Nb-211:
- a CDS encoding DUF423 domain-containing protein, which translates to MRRWILLGGILAGLSVMLGAFGAHSLKAILTEKSLATFHTANQYQFFHSLALVLVGLLAGHLGDGNNAKVIKAGWFFLAGIVMFSGSLYWLALGGPRVLGPVTPLGGLSFMIGWFLLAFSIPRK; encoded by the coding sequence ATGCGGCGCTGGATACTACTGGGTGGCATATTGGCTGGGCTGAGCGTCATGCTCGGTGCGTTCGGTGCGCATTCATTGAAAGCCATATTGACGGAGAAAAGCCTCGCCACGTTTCACACCGCCAACCAGTACCAGTTCTTTCACAGCCTGGCGCTGGTTCTCGTTGGCCTGCTCGCCGGACACCTGGGCGACGGCAACAATGCGAAGGTCATCAAAGCCGGCTGGTTTTTCCTCGCAGGCATCGTCATGTTTTCGGGAAGCCTGTACTGGCTGGCGCTGGGCGGTCCCAGAGTGCTGGGCCCCGTCACCCCGCTGGGCGGGTTGTCGTTCATGATCGGCTGGTTCCTGCTCGCCTTCTCCATTCCCAGAAAATAA
- a CDS encoding Crp/Fnr family transcriptional regulator: MKTADLVDHLNRISFFDDFTSEEKQTLAQIPGTVQNAASGEVVIRKGTTDPTMYFVLEGTAVISAGEDLDHEITELHVGALFGDVPFVKAVPRVTSVIAKTDAILLRYHKDHMAQMSPLLIGKFKDQFLKLFAIRLDMLKSTISQNRVDFEKFFDSFQNIFREIEVINQDIIIAEDNRDE; this comes from the coding sequence ATGAAAACCGCCGATCTGGTCGATCATCTCAACCGAATTTCCTTCTTCGACGATTTCACCAGCGAGGAAAAGCAGACGCTGGCGCAGATTCCGGGCACTGTGCAGAATGCCGCCAGTGGAGAGGTTGTGATCCGCAAGGGCACCACCGATCCCACCATGTATTTTGTGCTGGAAGGCACGGCGGTCATCTCCGCCGGGGAAGACCTGGACCACGAGATCACCGAGCTCCATGTGGGGGCCTTGTTCGGCGACGTGCCGTTTGTGAAAGCGGTGCCGCGTGTGACCAGCGTCATCGCCAAAACCGACGCCATTCTCCTGCGCTATCACAAGGATCACATGGCGCAGATGAGCCCGTTGCTCATCGGCAAGTTCAAGGACCAGTTTCTGAAACTGTTCGCCATCCGCCTCGACATGCTGAAAAGCACCATCAGCCAGAACCGCGTCGATTTTGAAAAGTTCTTCGATTCCTTCCAGAACATATTCAGGGAAATTGAAGTCATCAACCAGGATATCATCATCGCCGAAGACAACAGGGACGAATGA